CCATGGCCTCATGCGCAGGAGCATAAGAGACGTCAGCAATCGCCGGGCCAGCGGGTCCTTTCGGGCCTCCTCCAGATACGGTGACTTCACCCAGATCTAGGGTGCCATTTTTGGAAGGCTGGTGTTTACTTAAATCCCACTCAACGAGCAGCGTGTGGCCGTTTCGGTTTTCGACTAGGCTGATCTTATCGTTCGTAAGCCACTGCTCATATTGAACGGACCCCTGAAGACCCACCGTAGCGTCCCCAGCCGCAATACCATTCGCACGTTCCTGTGTGTTCGCGACACAAAGGTCGCCTCCGTACGCGACGGGATCGCTCATCAGTCCGCAAACGAAGGCTACCCGTTTGCCATCCGGCGACAACCGCGGAATTGCCATCTGCATTCCATGCAGAGGACCTGAAGTTGCCTGCATTTCCACAAGAACCCGCGTTCGCAGAGTTGGGACGGCAGTACTATCGTCTGCCTTATCGGCCGCATAGAGCTTGGCCTGAGGCCAGCTTGCCTCACCCGGAGGCGGCGCAGCCAGAAAAACGATCTCCCGCGAGTTGGACGCCAGGCCAAACTCATAGACATGCATCGTATCCGGAGTCAGAAAATCACCTCTGCCAGTAGTTGCGTCCGCCTCATACAAACGGGAAATCTCGAGGCCCTCTTCGTCAATCGCGCCTGCAAGCGGTTTCGCCGGATCACCATAACCGGGATCGCGAGTGGCATTTTCTATGAACAGGAAGAGCAGGCTCTTGCCGTCTGAGGACCAGGCGAGATTACTCAGGCCGCCGGTCAGATGCGTCAACTGTCGTACCGTGCCTGTTTCCTTGTCCCAAAGAAAGATCTCCTGCTGCGGTCGCGCGGCTACCCCGCCGAATGCGGCGGACGAAGGACAACTCGCCATGAACGCGAGGGTCGCACTATCGGGCGACCAGATCGGTACATCACTTGAACATCTGACGCCAGCAGTCGAGACTGGAGCTACAACAACTTGATGCCTCGGATCCGACATTTCGTTCACTTGAAGCGTAGTACCGGTAGCCTCCGTCAAAGACCACGCAAGCAACGCACCGTCAGGCGAAAGCGCGACTCTGGTCGGCGTAGGTGCTGAGTCTTCCATACGGGCAAGCTGACGGTTCACAGCCTGATCTACACTGCTACTGCCAAAGGAACGACTCGGGTTAGTCATATGCCGCAGAATAGGGTCTGTTTGAGCGGAAGCAAAGATGGGAAACAACAGCCCGAAGACAGCAATCCATGACCGGAGACTCCGAGCCGAACTGTAAAACATGTACATGAACCCCTTTAGCTTCGTCAAGGTAGGCGCTAACATACCGGGAGCGTAATTGCGGCGTTCCAATGCTTCCAGGATTCGCTGAGGTAGATGCGTCAAAGAATCCAACTACTCAGCAATTCAACCTAGACCAACGTCATCTGCAATGGGCCAGCCATACGCGAATCCGTCCGCCGAAGATAGGCTTCGTTCAAGCCGCATTGTCGCCTATCCATCTGCGGACGACAAGAAGACATCATTGAATGTTTAACCAGTTATGTTTGGCTCAGAAAACTGCAGCATTGAGCTGCGCTTAGCAAATTCTGGAACAGTAGTCTGTCGGGCCGAATGCCTAGAACATCAAGCGGGATACCGCCCTGGTCCAGCCTGTTATGCGATCTGCACGTGCGCTTGCACAGCCTGTATATGAGGGGCTAAGAACGCGCCGCGGTCCAGTCCAGAATTCAGACCCATGGTCCCGCCTGCTGTGATGAACGTCGCGTCGG
This Granulicella sibirica DNA region includes the following protein-coding sequences:
- a CDS encoding S9 family peptidase; amino-acid sequence: MASCPSSAAFGGVAARPQQEIFLWDKETGTVRQLTHLTGGLSNLAWSSDGKSLLFLFIENATRDPGYGDPAKPLAGAIDEEGLEISRLYEADATTGRGDFLTPDTMHVYEFGLASNSREIVFLAAPPPGEASWPQAKLYAADKADDSTAVPTLRTRVLVEMQATSGPLHGMQMAIPRLSPDGKRVAFVCGLMSDPVAYGGDLCVANTQERANGIAAGDATVGLQGSVQYEQWLTNDKISLVENRNGHTLLVEWDLSKHQPSKNGTLDLGEVTVSGGGPKGPAGPAIADVSYAPAHEAMAFLMQGHSVAPEIYIVSKGALKQFTHLHDGLQPPTRTISVEWENEGFHVQGWLSFPVDYDPKKTYPLLVEAHGGPEWSIGSRWDGDAWRGISSLWPGLGYFLFLPNPRGSYGQGEAFTLANRRDLGYGDLRDVLKGVDTIEAKYPIDKSREGLLGWSYGGCMTMFGVTQTQRFHAAVAGAGIANYTSFYGETFFTTFTLSLFGGTPYDDPAIYSKLSATSFIKQAKTPTLVVVGERDQGSTPEQSLEFWRGLRTVGTPTQLMVYPGEGHKRWLGETEQGLRWRISSEVA